From the genome of Sporomusa sphaeroides DSM 2875:
AAGCCGGCCAACACGAGCAGCAGCACCATGACCGCCATGGCTGCCTGTGCCCGGCGCTTATTTTCTTCCACCGCCTGTCTGCCGGCCTGTTCTTTCAGTAGCGACAGTCTGTCAATGGCCTTGGCAAAATTGGCGGACAGTCTGGGGCCGTCGTTGACCATTACCTTAAAGGCAAGCTCTTTATTGCCGGCAGCACATAATGTCGCGACCTGATTACGGTACAGGTTGAAGTTTTCCAGGACATTGGAAAAGTAGGCAAATTCTTTTTTCTCAACCTCAGTGAGTTGGCTTGCGGCAAAGGTTTGCATTGAATAATCGATTTTGTTGCTGTTTTTTTTCAGTTCATGGATGTAGGAGGCGATTTTAGCCGGATCATTTTCAAGAACCATATCCCGCAAATGCACCCGATTCTGCTCAAAGCAGCCGTTAATGACCCTAAGTTTTAACAGCGGCAGGGCCTGGTACTGGTAAAGATCGCTGTCCATATTCTGTAGCCGCAGAATGTTGACTATGCCCACAATTCCCACCAGCAGCGACACGGCTGCCACCAGGCAGAAACGCCATAATAATTTGCGACTCAAATTTGCGGGTAATGTTTGCATCAGTGGTTCTCCCCGGCAGCCGGCGCTGCTAACTCCGGCTGAGGAATAATAATAGGGGATTGATCGCCGGTTTGCGCATTTTTAAAGGCAGCCTGGGCCAGTTCTTTGAAAGCTCGCGAGGAGTGGGTGGCCCCGGTAATTGCGTCGACCTCTTCCGGGTTTTGATAGACCAGCAGGTTCTTGGCGAACCTCGGGCAATAGTCGCTGGGGCCCAGGCCGCTGTCGTTTATCATTTCCTGATTGTATGCCTGGTCCTGTGTTTTTAAATCGCCAGACTTATTTACGTAATCATAAGTTGCCTCTTCGATTTCGCCCCCATCATTAATTTTCATGATGAAAAAAGCCTTCCAGCCGTGCCAGTCTGGCTGATCATACATGGCAGAATATGTTCCCGGACTGAGTGTAACGGTAGATGCCGGCAGTTGCTGCAAGGCATCCTCCCCAGATGGGGAAGGAT
Proteins encoded in this window:
- a CDS encoding FMN-binding protein, whose amino-acid sequence is MNRYALLPVGCILAGLFFLFYPSPSGEDALQQLPASTVTLSPGTYSAMYDQPDWHGWKAFFIMKINDGGEIEEATYDYVNKSGDLKTQDQAYNQEMINDSGLGPSDYCPRFAKNLLVYQNPEEVDAITGATHSSRAFKELAQAAFKNAQTGDQSPIIIPQPELAAPAAGENH